Genomic window (Vibrio gallicus):
TTTAAGCGATAGTACGCCTTTCTTCATGGAGGAAGAACCATGCTACGCCGCCTACTCTATCCTGCAATTATCTTATTTCTTATCCTGTGCATCTTCTTTGGTGAAGAGATGTGGCAATTTATCTCTGGCGACCCAATACGCGATATCCAGCAAGGGGCGCGTGAAATAATTAAAGACTTTAATCACTTCATCAGCGGTTAGGCATCACTACTAACCTTTTTGGGATGTATAGCTGTGTCTTTTGTACGTTCGGTGGTGTTAGGATATCTCCATTAAAACAGTGGAGGTTTAAGTCATAGATGCGAGAAACAATATTAATCACAGGTTGCAGTAGTGGAATTGGCTATCATACGGCCAAGACTTTGCATGAAGCAGGTTACAACGTCATCGCGACCTGTCGCGACCCCATTGACGTGCATAGGCTTAAGCTGCAAGGACTTAATAGTATAGTGTTAGATGTCACTATAGAATCGTCAATATCAAACGCGATACAACACAGCTTACAATCGGGAAATGGACGGATTGACGTATTATTCAATAATGCGGCTTACGGGCAGTGTGGCGCACTAGAAGACCTGCCTACTGATGCGTTACGAGCGCAATTTGAAACCAATTTCTTCGGTTGGCATCGCCTAACAAAAGCCATTATTCCGATAATGCTAAAGCAGGGCGACGGTAAGATCATCCAAAATAGTTCTGTGCTCGGATTGGTGGCGATGAAATACCGTGGCGCTTATAACAGCAGTAAGTTTGCGATTGAAGGCTATACCGATACCTTACGCCTCGAACTAATGGATACCAATATCAGTGTGTGCCTGATTGAGCCGGGTCCAATTGAGAGTAAGTTTAGGCAAAATGCCCTAAAGATGTTTCAAAAAACCATTGATATTGATAACTCTCGCCATAAAAGTAGCTATCAAAATACCATACAGCGCCTTAGTAAAACCTCATCGTCTAACAAGTTTACTCTGTCAGCTGATGCGGTCACTGACAAGGTTGTACACATTCTCAATAGTGACAATCCTAAGGCTCGTTACTATGTCACCAAGCCTACCTATATCTTTGGGATACTGCGCAGATTGTTATCTACACCCATGTTAGACCGGCTATTGGTAAAGAGCGACTAACCTATAAGTCGCTCAATTACCTCAATAAAGCATAATGTTCAGATCAGTTGGTAGTCGAAATATTTAATAAAATTTGCTCTAGCTGATCCCATGGCATCAATTGTGTATCGATGATTTCCATACGCGACTCAAAGCCATCTAGGCTCATTTCATTTACTGACACTACCCCATCTGCAACATTAAAGGCAAAACACCCTTTATCGGTATTAATTACCGCTTTGATACGCTCAGCGGTAAGGTCTGAAAACAGAGAGAAAATATCATCAAAGGGAAACTCGAACTCGGGTCCAAATAACCAACCACAACTGAAGTATCCCTGCCCCTTATTTTCTTTACGTACAAAGGATTGATTCGGCGGTATAGCAAACTGAGGCTCTAATGCAGCATGTTCATGGTGATGAAACGCTATTTCAAGTTCAACATGTGGCTTTACTACCTCATCTAGCAACTGCAAATCAAACTCGCCACGGGTCGTTGCAATCACTCTATCGCTGTAATCTTGAGTTGCCAACCACGCTTGCATAGCCGCAGTTTGCGCGGTAGAAGCAAGCTCGGTTTTATTGGCAATAATAATATCCGCAACTGCCAATTGCTGTTGAAAGTTATCGTTGCTGGTATATTTTGGATTAGAAAAATAGCGAGCGTCAGTCAGGGTCAAGGTTGAGCGTAGCTCAATATAGGGCTGATATTGCTTTGATGTCAGTGTCGCCATCACCTGTTTAGGGTGTCCAAGCCCTGTTGGCTCAATCAGTAACCGGTCTGGTTTTTGGCGTAATAGCAGATTAATACCAACGCTCATCGGCACACCAGCAGTGCAACACATACAGCCGCCGGGAACTTCTTTGATCATCGCTCCTTGCTCTGACATCAAAGCACCATCGATGCCTATCTCTCCAAATTCATTCACCAGCACCGCCCAGTTCTCTCCGGCAGGCTTATTCTTTAGTAAATTTAGGATGGCGGTGGTTTTTCCTGTTCCAAGAAAACCAGTAATAATATTGGTCGGTACTTTGTGCGTCACGGTCGCGCTCTTATATTTTTAATATCGTAGCCTGAGTCTACATAAAACCCAACCCAAAAAAAAGCGACACCATTAAGGCGTCGCTTTATCGTTGCAATCTAATCTAGATTAGAAGTTTGTAAGTAGAGAGTAATTCTCTAGCTCTGCATTACGGTTGGTTTGCGGCATCATCTCTAGGATTTTAGCCAAACGCTTAGTGTTCGTCTCAGCTTCATCTTTGCTTGCTTGATCTTTAGCAGTCACGTTAGCAATTATCGGATTAACATATGCGTTCATAACGATAAGTGCCAAACGGTTGTTTTCTTTAACCCAGAATCGATTGTGAGAACCAGGTAAATGCACCACCATGCTCTTAGCTGATGGGTCATGCTTTAACAACTTAGCTAGGTTAGCTTGACCAGCTTGAATCGTACTCCTATCGCCATCGAAATCCCACACAATCGGTGATTGATAAGCGTATACCGCATCTTCGCTATACACACTCGCAAACTCACGGTATTCCTTTGAAACCGCTTTGAGGTTAGGACCGGTATTGTTTGTGATTGAACCTAGCACAAATTGATTCAACATCGCTCTTAATAGGCTTACTTTACCTGCCATTGGCAAATCAAAATAAGCGGCTACTGGGTAACCTGAGGTAGGGATAGTTTCGATATTAATATCAGCCCAATCCGCCAACGGTGAGAACGTCACATTTTGCTCGTCATATGCATTAGTAATTGAGGTCTTCGCCGCCAAAGCATCTGGATCGGTGTTGTATTGTCCACCTAGGTAGATGCCATTACTCACTGCTTGGAAACACTCAGAGGTAGCCTTTTTTTCGTCCGTACCATAAGCACCACCTAGTGCTTGACGGCAGATACCCATTTTGAGTACTTCACCGGCAAATGCACTGTCAGCAAGAGAAGCTGTGGTACTTGAATCTTGCATTTGCGTGGTTACACGAGAAAGCAAGGTACGTACTGAGAGCAATTTGTCTGGCCATACACCAAGCACATCACGGTCATTAACATAAGGGTGGTTAGGATCTTTAGTATCACCCGATAAGCTGTTAAGTGGGTGTCCAGTCAAACGAACTTTACCCGTAATAGTAGAACCATCAGGTTTGCTACCCGTCCAGTCTTCAGCAACTAGATGAGAGCCTGGGACCATACTACTTGCAGCATATTCAGCCAGTTTACGTAAGATTACAGGGTGAGAATCTGAATCCAGTATTACCTCACCAGCTTCTAGGCCCAATGAATCATTGTCACTAATATACGCATCTCTAACCATACCATAAGGCACATCTAACAGCTTGATATCACCGCTTTGTTTTACAAATACAAGGTGTAGCATGCGCCCTGCAGGTTCCAACGCGTTACCAAGCAAGAATTGACGGCCGTTGTCTGCACTTTTGACCAAGTCACATACTATGCCACCTGTCTTCGCATCACCGTAGAACGATATTACAGATGGGATATCTGCCGCGTCATATTTACCCGTTAGAGGGTCTTGAGTGCGACACTCTTTGATAACCTTATCAACTGTATTTTGGTTCTTAACCGTTAGACCCGATTCACCAGTAGCAAGCAGATATTGAGAATCATCAATAAAGCTATGCAGGCTTTCGAAGGTGTTCATTCTTGAAATGGTATAATACGTTAGGTAATTGATACCAAAGAAGTCTTTACCGTCACGGGTATTATTGTAGGTATATAAATCTTTATAGCCTTCAATAATATTGTGGCTAACCTGAGATGCAGTAAAGCCAGCATCAAAACGGTTACAGGTATTGCCTAAGAAGGTATTTTCATCAGTACAGAATTGATACGCTTTGGTTTGAGCAATTAACGTTGCATCTGCTACACCACGTGAGTATTGACCACGCGCTTCACCCTGACCAATAAGATCAGCGATTTCCGCTCGGCGCTCAGTATCGCGCTGTTTTAGTGAAACGTATTTACCATCGACAATAGGAGTGTCAGATAAGGTTGTTGTGCCACTCACCATATTGGTTAGAGTGCCCTGCGACAGCTCCATTTGACGTGCATAACCAAAACGCAAGGCAGCAATATCATACGGGCCGTAGCCTGTAGTATACGCATCAACACTGTATTCCATGCGGCTACTAGAGTTAGAGCGTGGATTGATATCAGGGTAACCCATTGCCGTTAGTTTATGCTTCAGTTTCGCAATTTCTTGTGTATTGAAGTTAAAGTTTTCTGCATCCATACTGCCTTTGAAGTTATGGCGCAAACCGAGGCTATGCCCCATTTCGTGAGAAATGGTACTTGCAAAGATTGCAGCAGAAAGCTTCACTTTGATATCTTGTTGATCAGCAACGCTTAAATTACCAAAATGCTTCAATTGTTTATGGTTAGCGTCGCTATAATAGCTGTCTTTACTCCAGTCGATGCGGTATTTGTTTGCCGCCTCACCAGGTAGTTCACGTACACCCGTTGGTAGCGTACGGTAATCACCATTACCAAACACAGTATGCTCTAAAGCTTGGGTACTTAGCATATTATTGCGACCCAAGTTATAGAGATCTTCTCGTGACTGTTTCGCAATTTTGGTTAGAGATACTTTTTCACCATCTTCACGATCTTGATAGATGCTGTTTGCAGTCTTATGCTGAACAATGTTCTTAAGCTCAGATGCCGGAAGTTTCTCATTTTCACCCGCCATCACCTTCGCGGTATGCACGCGTTGCGCATATGAAGTAGAACCATCCGCTATAGGTGAAACAAGGTTTTCTGCATCTGGTTCACTGATTTTATCGTCAGTAGGCGTATAAGAAACCGAGTGCGAAACTTGAGTATCAATTTGCTGCTGAGAGTATTTACCGTGATTGAATGAACGACGGATAGCTTCCCAATAGTAAGGTACAGAGTTAATCGCATTACCACTGTATTGGTTAACAACCGCTGATATGGTTTCACCCGTTAGTGGGTTAGTTGCAGTCGGTGCATAACCCAATAGACCATTTGCCAAC
Coding sequences:
- a CDS encoding zinc-dependent metalloprotease encodes the protein MKKSLLHCSLLLASVSLFGCGPGDESYDTVAKDPDMLKSADIEQTVKEADGSVHARRYLYLRTIRKAPRYFASMGSNTWFNDTKLVTLHRSENGIEVLQEDKGAIGAGQEYSPFDNPENLRPLLTINGDYVDYKCATDSYDKCTNQEQENTDADVKWDQKKYFVPDLRDITVKDTGYNDLDMNRCLTEAGAPRLVNRTETSENDKKVTWNGHEVDLKNGIINLEIAQDYTVSTSAGCEDFAPQSNLDDYSLTVTSFVSIVALDAPVTDGAKRTGTLVSKNYTPVPYAEQETTTFGFFTTTIDHLDTFYQANQDSAFRRYLNRWNPKKAKLNYYLSNNFYEPKNAPYLAAATQSIDLINAENEVFKTGVPKIELAPAGNRQSGDLRYAIIELADEPLANGLLGYAPTATNPLTGETISAVVNQYSGNAINSVPYYWEAIRRSFNHGKYSQQQIDTQVSHSVSYTPTDDKISEPDAENLVSPIADGSTSYAQRVHTAKVMAGENEKLPASELKNIVQHKTANSIYQDREDGEKVSLTKIAKQSREDLYNLGRNNMLSTQALEHTVFGNGDYRTLPTGVRELPGEAANKYRIDWSKDSYYSDANHKQLKHFGNLSVADQQDIKVKLSAAIFASTISHEMGHSLGLRHNFKGSMDAENFNFNTQEIAKLKHKLTAMGYPDINPRSNSSSRMEYSVDAYTTGYGPYDIAALRFGYARQMELSQGTLTNMVSGTTTLSDTPIVDGKYVSLKQRDTERRAEIADLIGQGEARGQYSRGVADATLIAQTKAYQFCTDENTFLGNTCNRFDAGFTASQVSHNIIEGYKDLYTYNNTRDGKDFFGINYLTYYTISRMNTFESLHSFIDDSQYLLATGESGLTVKNQNTVDKVIKECRTQDPLTGKYDAADIPSVISFYGDAKTGGIVCDLVKSADNGRQFLLGNALEPAGRMLHLVFVKQSGDIKLLDVPYGMVRDAYISDNDSLGLEAGEVILDSDSHPVILRKLAEYAASSMVPGSHLVAEDWTGSKPDGSTITGKVRLTGHPLNSLSGDTKDPNHPYVNDRDVLGVWPDKLLSVRTLLSRVTTQMQDSSTTASLADSAFAGEVLKMGICRQALGGAYGTDEKKATSECFQAVSNGIYLGGQYNTDPDALAAKTSITNAYDEQNVTFSPLADWADINIETIPTSGYPVAAYFDLPMAGKVSLLRAMLNQFVLGSITNNTGPNLKAVSKEYREFASVYSEDAVYAYQSPIVWDFDGDRSTIQAGQANLAKLLKHDPSAKSMVVHLPGSHNRFWVKENNRLALIVMNAYVNPIIANVTAKDQASKDEAETNTKRLAKILEMMPQTNRNAELENYSLLTNF
- a CDS encoding SDR family oxidoreductase, yielding MRETILITGCSSGIGYHTAKTLHEAGYNVIATCRDPIDVHRLKLQGLNSIVLDVTIESSISNAIQHSLQSGNGRIDVLFNNAAYGQCGALEDLPTDALRAQFETNFFGWHRLTKAIIPIMLKQGDGKIIQNSSVLGLVAMKYRGAYNSSKFAIEGYTDTLRLELMDTNISVCLIEPGPIESKFRQNALKMFQKTIDIDNSRHKSSYQNTIQRLSKTSSSNKFTLSADAVTDKVVHILNSDNPKARYYVTKPTYIFGILRRLLSTPMLDRLLVKSD
- a CDS encoding CobW family GTP-binding protein, which translates into the protein MTHKVPTNIITGFLGTGKTTAILNLLKNKPAGENWAVLVNEFGEIGIDGALMSEQGAMIKEVPGGCMCCTAGVPMSVGINLLLRQKPDRLLIEPTGLGHPKQVMATLTSKQYQPYIELRSTLTLTDARYFSNPKYTSNDNFQQQLAVADIIIANKTELASTAQTAAMQAWLATQDYSDRVIATTRGEFDLQLLDEVVKPHVELEIAFHHHEHAALEPQFAIPPNQSFVRKENKGQGYFSCGWLFGPEFEFPFDDIFSLFSDLTAERIKAVINTDKGCFAFNVADGVVSVNEMSLDGFESRMEIIDTQLMPWDQLEQILLNISTTN